One segment of Gemmatimonadales bacterium DNA contains the following:
- a CDS encoding metal-dependent hydrolase has protein sequence MPRVGRAQGQRADRVGREAGIDPVCHTLVGAALARGGLGRRTALGTATLLIGANLPDLDVLAFLDGPAADLSFRRGWTHGLLAMAVLPFLLTGGVLLLDSASRRASRSNLPSGVVPRQILLLSFLSILSHPILDSLNTYGVRWLMPFSGHWFYGDTLFIVDPWVWLALGTGVMLSRRRGTRGHFGMQGRPARVALGATAAYVVAMALSGAGARMIATRELVALTGTPVEALMVGPLAVNPMVRHVVASQGDSYRIATFRWLRRPHLDRASVRSYPRGRPDTPAVAAAVATLVGRRFLGWARFPVFSVESIGPATLVHIVDLRYAEHPGAGFGTATISVARPPASAPSSGIPPASPSAAPVAPSP, from the coding sequence ATGCCCCGTGTCGGGCGCGCTCAAGGGCAACGTGCAGATCGAGTTGGACGCGAGGCTGGTATAGATCCGGTCTGCCACACACTGGTAGGCGCCGCTCTGGCGCGGGGCGGCCTGGGGAGACGCACCGCCCTCGGCACCGCGACGCTGCTCATCGGCGCCAACCTGCCTGACCTGGACGTGCTGGCTTTCCTCGATGGTCCGGCCGCCGATCTCTCCTTCCGGCGTGGCTGGACCCACGGCCTGCTGGCGATGGCGGTGCTCCCGTTCCTGCTGACGGGCGGGGTGCTGCTCCTGGACAGCGCCAGTCGCCGGGCGAGCCGGTCGAACCTTCCGTCTGGCGTCGTGCCCCGACAGATCCTGCTCCTCTCGTTCCTCTCGATACTCAGCCATCCGATCCTCGACTCGCTCAACACCTACGGTGTCCGCTGGCTCATGCCGTTCAGCGGACACTGGTTCTACGGAGACACGCTGTTCATCGTCGATCCGTGGGTGTGGCTCGCCCTGGGAACCGGCGTCATGCTGAGCCGGCGGCGCGGCACGCGGGGGCACTTCGGGATGCAGGGGCGGCCGGCGCGGGTGGCGCTGGGCGCGACGGCGGCGTATGTGGTCGCGATGGCGCTTTCAGGGGCCGGAGCAAGGATGATCGCGACCCGGGAGCTGGTCGCCCTGACGGGCACACCGGTGGAAGCCCTCATGGTCGGGCCGCTGGCAGTCAACCCGATGGTGCGGCATGTGGTGGCCTCGCAGGGGGACAGCTATCGCATTGCGACGTTTCGCTGGCTTCGGCGGCCCCATCTGGATCGGGCGTCGGTTCGAAGCTATCCCCGCGGCCGGCCGGATACACCCGCGGTGGCCGCCGCGGTGGCGACACTGGTTGGCCGGCGCTTCCTCGGCTGGGCGCGGTTTCCGGTGTTCTCGGTGGAGTCCATCGGGCCGGCGACGCTGGTACACATCGTCGATTTGAGGTATGCAGAGCACCCTGGCGCCGGCTTCGGAACGGCCACGATCAGCGTGGCTCGGCCGCCAGCTTCCGCGCCATCGTCAGGTATCCCTCCAGCATCGCCGTCAGCCGCTCCCGTCGCTCCTTCTCCCTGA
- a CDS encoding response regulator, with protein MLPDELDVLLVEDDPSEAELILRALKGVDPSCRMGVARDGEEALDFLLARGRFRHRLGAPLPRVILLELKLPKIDGAEVLRALRASPRTSTTPVVMLTSSAESREVAQCYQLGANSCIEKPVEFRAFAETMQALGGYWLRLNQTADSQLFV; from the coding sequence ATGCTGCCCGATGAGCTCGATGTGCTCCTGGTCGAGGACGATCCTTCGGAGGCGGAGCTGATCCTGCGCGCGCTCAAGGGGGTGGACCCGTCCTGCCGGATGGGTGTGGCCCGCGACGGTGAGGAGGCACTCGATTTCCTGCTCGCGCGCGGCCGCTTCCGCCACCGGCTGGGCGCGCCGCTGCCCCGCGTGATCCTGCTCGAGCTGAAACTGCCCAAGATCGATGGCGCCGAGGTGCTCCGAGCGCTCCGGGCCAGCCCCCGCACCAGCACCACCCCGGTGGTCATGCTCACGTCGTCGGCGGAGTCGCGCGAGGTGGCCCAGTGCTACCAGCTCGGCGCCAACAGCTGCATCGAGAAGCCGGTGGAGTTCCGCGCCTTCGCCGAGACCATGCAGGCCTTGGGCGGCTACTGGCTGCGGCTCAACCAGACCGCCGACTCCCAACTCTTCGTGTGA
- a CDS encoding PAS domain S-box protein, which yields MLLAAGAALTGIALIVLFLLQLRARRRAERTATAARVELRTVTATMREGVIAYDTDLRLLYVNSAFERLTGFPEEDLRDQDFLQYIHPDDRPALLGEWERLAQGEGLRDQEYRVMTRTGAIRWCAGDWEPLRDETGRQIGVLGTGFDITERKLAEDAMQSDTDLLQAVIEVQQAVAAAGLDSATVMRVIVERSQRLTGATGACIEVIEGDELVPKVHLGTDPPRLKLDGSLSGLSVRTGELQRSADTFADPRIGHTAYRERNIRSMMVVPLKDEQRILGILKVISTEPQSFSDRDAKALRLLAGLAGASLGHAAAFEGRQTRLEERTQALQESEQRFKQLVDVAQEGIWVADDRGIITYVNQRMAELLGYQNGAMLGRPVYEFVDAGSRSNAQRVLSRPSGTQGENQDLRFRRRDGTELWGLVSASPIVGRDGGTIGSVGMVTDITARKRAEDRLRRSAERLAILHDMDQAILAARSPAEIGRVALGRMRRMVTCQRCSVVLFDFQRGEAQMLAGYADGVPLKTAPLPLETFSPADVLRHGSSRYLEDLAAVETRPPILQDLYDEGMRSVLSVPLLVDGEAIGEVNLASTTPQGFDPEHRDIAQEIATPLAIAIQQARLREELGRQAGDLERRVAERGVELRAATVELETLLYSVSHDVRDPLRHICGFTQLLLDDGGSALDPASRHYAERVGEAARRMAGLVDDLVNLSRVGRQDLMRRPVDLGFLVEDLVSQLQAEDSDRSIEWRIDPLPTVDCDAALARIALGELLSNAVKFTRGRDGVVIQVRAFETDGQTGVAVQDNGVGFNTAHAGKLFGVFQRLHRTGEFEGNGAGLALVQRIAHKHGGRVWAEGEPDRGATFYLSFGGPRV from the coding sequence ATGCTGCTGGCCGCCGGCGCCGCCCTGACGGGCATCGCCCTGATCGTGCTGTTCCTGCTCCAGCTGCGGGCCAGACGGCGGGCGGAACGCACCGCCACCGCAGCGAGGGTTGAGCTGAGGACGGTCACGGCCACCATGCGGGAAGGGGTGATCGCGTACGATACCGACCTGCGCCTACTGTACGTCAACTCGGCGTTCGAGCGGTTGACCGGTTTTCCCGAAGAGGACCTGCGGGACCAGGACTTTCTGCAGTACATCCACCCGGACGACCGCCCCGCATTGCTGGGGGAGTGGGAGCGGCTGGCCCAGGGTGAGGGTCTCCGGGATCAGGAGTACCGGGTGATGACCCGCACCGGCGCCATCCGCTGGTGCGCCGGCGATTGGGAGCCGCTGCGCGACGAGACCGGCCGGCAGATCGGTGTCCTGGGCACCGGCTTCGATATCACCGAGCGGAAGCTGGCCGAAGACGCCATGCAGAGCGACACCGACCTGCTCCAGGCGGTGATCGAGGTGCAGCAGGCCGTGGCGGCCGCGGGTCTCGACTCGGCCACGGTGATGCGGGTCATCGTCGAGCGCAGCCAGCGGCTCACCGGGGCCACCGGCGCGTGCATCGAAGTGATCGAGGGCGACGAGCTGGTGCCCAAGGTGCACCTGGGCACCGACCCGCCCCGTCTCAAGCTGGACGGGAGCCTCTCGGGGCTCAGCGTGAGGACCGGTGAGCTGCAGCGCAGCGCCGACACCTTCGCCGACCCGCGGATCGGACACACCGCCTACCGCGAGCGCAACATCCGCTCGATGATGGTGGTGCCGCTCAAGGACGAGCAGCGCATCCTGGGCATCCTCAAGGTGATCTCGACCGAGCCCCAGTCCTTCAGCGACCGCGATGCCAAGGCCCTCCGGCTCCTGGCCGGACTGGCGGGTGCCTCGCTGGGCCACGCGGCCGCCTTTGAGGGCCGGCAGACTCGGCTGGAAGAACGGACTCAGGCGCTGCAGGAGAGCGAGCAGCGGTTCAAGCAACTGGTCGATGTGGCCCAGGAGGGCATCTGGGTGGCGGACGACCGCGGCATCATCACCTACGTCAACCAGCGGATGGCCGAGCTGCTCGGCTACCAGAACGGCGCGATGCTGGGGCGGCCGGTCTACGAGTTCGTCGACGCCGGCTCCCGGTCGAACGCGCAGCGGGTCCTGTCCCGGCCCTCGGGTACCCAGGGCGAGAACCAGGATCTCCGCTTCCGCCGGCGCGATGGCACCGAGCTCTGGGGACTGGTCTCGGCCAGCCCGATCGTGGGCCGGGACGGCGGGACGATCGGCAGCGTCGGCATGGTCACGGACATTACCGCCCGGAAGCGCGCCGAGGACCGCCTGCGCCGCTCGGCGGAACGGCTGGCCATACTGCACGACATGGATCAGGCCATCCTGGCGGCCCGCTCTCCCGCCGAGATCGGCCGCGTCGCGCTGGGCCGGATGCGCCGGATGGTCACCTGTCAGCGCTGCAGCGTGGTGCTGTTCGATTTCCAGCGGGGTGAGGCGCAGATGCTCGCGGGCTACGCCGACGGCGTACCGCTCAAGACCGCGCCGCTCCCGCTGGAGACGTTCTCCCCAGCGGACGTGCTCCGGCACGGCTCCTCGCGGTACCTGGAGGACCTCGCCGCGGTGGAGACCCGGCCGCCGATCCTGCAGGACCTGTACGACGAGGGGATGCGGAGCGTGCTCTCGGTACCGCTCCTGGTGGACGGCGAAGCGATCGGCGAGGTCAACCTCGCCTCGACCACGCCGCAGGGCTTCGATCCCGAACACCGCGATATCGCGCAGGAGATCGCCACGCCGCTGGCCATCGCCATCCAGCAGGCCCGGCTGCGCGAGGAGCTCGGGCGGCAAGCGGGGGACCTGGAGCGGCGGGTGGCCGAGCGGGGCGTGGAGCTCCGCGCGGCCACGGTGGAGCTGGAGACGCTGTTGTACTCGGTCTCCCATGACGTCCGCGATCCACTCCGGCACATCTGCGGGTTCACCCAGCTGTTGCTGGATGACGGAGGGTCCGCGCTCGACCCGGCCTCCAGGCACTACGCCGAGCGGGTCGGAGAGGCGGCCCGGCGGATGGCCGGCCTGGTGGACGACCTGGTCAACCTGTCCCGGGTCGGACGCCAGGACCTGATGCGGCGCCCGGTGGACCTGGGATTCCTGGTCGAGGACCTGGTGAGTCAGCTCCAGGCGGAGGACAGCGACCGCTCGATCGAGTGGCGAATCGATCCGCTACCCACAGTGGATTGCGATGCCGCGCTCGCCCGGATCGCGCTGGGTGAGCTCCTCTCCAACGCGGTCAAGTTTACCCGCGGCCGGGACGGGGTCGTCATCCAGGTCCGCGCCTTCGAGACCGATGGTCAGACCGGCGTGGCGGTACAGGACAATGGCGTAGGGTTCAACACGGCGCACGCCGGCAAGCTGTTCGGCGTGTTCCAGCGACTCCACCGGACGGGAGAGTTCGAAGGCAACGGCGCGGGACTGGCGCTGGTGCAGCGGATCGCGCACAAGCACGGCGGGCGGGTCTGGGCCGAGGGCGAGCCCGACCGGGGCGCCACGTTCTATCTGAGCTTCGGCGGTCCTCGCGTCTGA
- a CDS encoding NAD(P)H-dependent oxidoreductase has protein sequence MKLLAFAASLRRASWNRKLIALAAGLARERAVEVDLADFHEFDMPLYDRDVQDGTGFPPGARELQRRVLAADGLLIASPEYNYSLPGTLKNAIDWVSRMSPMPFRGKTGMLLSASTAQAGGIRGLWQLRIPLEGVGVLLYPDMYPLPWADKVFDEAGQFREKERRERLTAMLEGYLTMARKLAAEPR, from the coding sequence ATGAAACTGCTGGCTTTCGCCGCTTCCCTGCGACGCGCGTCGTGGAACCGGAAGTTGATCGCACTCGCCGCCGGCCTCGCCCGGGAGAGGGCGGTCGAGGTCGACCTGGCGGATTTCCACGAGTTCGACATGCCGCTCTACGACCGGGACGTTCAGGACGGCACGGGATTCCCGCCCGGTGCCCGCGAGTTGCAGCGGCGCGTCCTGGCGGCGGATGGGCTGTTGATCGCCTCGCCGGAGTATAACTACTCGCTTCCCGGCACCCTCAAGAATGCCATCGACTGGGTTTCCCGCATGAGCCCGATGCCGTTCCGTGGCAAGACCGGAATGCTCCTTTCCGCCTCCACGGCGCAGGCCGGCGGCATTCGTGGTCTCTGGCAGCTCAGGATTCCGCTCGAAGGTGTGGGGGTCCTCCTCTACCCCGACATGTACCCCTTGCCCTGGGCGGACAAGGTCTTCGACGAGGCAGGCCAGTTCAGGGAGAAGGAGCGACGGGAGCGGCTGACGGCGATGCTGGAGGGATACCTGACGATGGCGCGGAAGCTGGCGGCCGAGCCACGCTGA
- a CDS encoding GntR family transcriptional regulator produces the protein MNSKSQAGTTIPRMPLRDEVYRHILDRIHRGELTPGLRVRDTALAAELGVSRTPVREALLRLTRDGVLQADMGRGFRLRPLDRTEIREVGAILGALEALAFELSPDFPEERLAHLAELDRALEQARGDLAACLDLEDEWHRVLLAGCPNRRLLELITSLRQVPRRYLSAYMRAAGRLALSTAPHGKVLHAFRQGDRVAALQVFQRQWRRGIAELEAWVA, from the coding sequence ATGAATTCAAAGTCTCAGGCAGGCACCACCATCCCCCGAATGCCCCTCCGCGACGAGGTCTATCGCCATATCCTCGATCGCATTCACCGCGGCGAGCTTACCCCCGGCCTCCGGGTCCGCGACACTGCTCTCGCCGCCGAACTCGGTGTCAGCCGGACTCCCGTCCGGGAGGCCCTGCTCCGCCTCACCCGCGACGGCGTGCTCCAGGCAGACATGGGGCGGGGCTTTCGGCTGCGCCCCCTCGACCGCACTGAGATCCGGGAGGTCGGCGCCATCCTGGGAGCGCTGGAGGCCCTCGCCTTCGAGCTCTCGCCCGATTTCCCGGAGGAGCGCCTGGCGCACCTCGCCGAGCTGGATCGAGCGCTGGAGCAGGCCCGCGGCGACCTGGCGGCATGCCTCGACCTGGAAGACGAGTGGCACCGGGTGCTGCTCGCCGGCTGTCCCAACCGGAGACTGCTGGAGCTGATCACGAGCCTCCGCCAGGTGCCCCGCCGATATCTCTCAGCCTACATGCGGGCCGCCGGCCGACTCGCGCTCTCCACCGCTCCCCACGGCAAGGTGCTCCACGCATTCCGGCAGGGGGATCGTGTCGCCGCACTCCAGGTCTTTCAGCGGCAGTGGCGCCGCGGGATCGCGGAGCTGGAGGCGTGGGTCGCGTGA
- a CDS encoding pitrilysin family protein: MLATSLLLLPLAPLRAQSSLEIPYQRFVLPNGLTVLVHEDHKAPIVAVNVWYHVGSKNERPGHTGFAHLFEHLMFNGSEHYDKEFQGPLERAGATDLNGTTNEDRTNYFENVPTSALDLALWLESDRMGHLVGAISQAKLDEQRGVVQNEKREGENAPYGKVWDFLIPKLYPANHPYSWTTIGSMEDLDAAKLDDVKGWFQTYYGAANAVVAIAGDIDLKTAREKVERYFGDIPAGPPVARQDEWIAKRTGSQRGRMQDRVPQARLYKVWNVPSWSSADADYLNLAASVLSDGKSSRLYKRLVYEEQLATDVDASLDLREIGGLFTIQATARPGVELSRVERAVNQELARFLAGGPTPAELQRAKTQFRAGFIRGIERIGGLGGKSDVLAQGEVFAGRADFYQVRLRRVAGATAQQLRGVATRWLSDGDYTLEVLPFPDYATAAGGVDRSRLPQPGTPREAAFPALERTTLSNGLKVVLAERRSIPQVRFDLLLDAGSASDQFALPGTASLAMTMLDEGTQTHSALEISDRLEELGANLGAASRLDVSSVSLEALRDQLEPSLELYADVILHPAFRQRDLDRLKKQRLAQIQREKADPVGMALRVFPRLVYGQGHAYANPWSGSGTEASAARITRDDLVRFHQTWFKPNHATLVVVGATTMAEVRPRLERLFAGWAPGEVPRKNIGAVEQPKPAVYLLDRPGSLQSVIIAGDVAPPKANPDEPAIEVMGAVLGSDFGSRLNMNLREDKHWSYGAFSFLRDARGQRPFIAYAPVQTDKTKEAIVEVQKELRGILGERPILPDELERAKASLTLTLPGSWETMAALAGTISEIVSFGLDDRYYDTYAQAVRGETVATITAAAQRTVAPDHLVWVIVGDRAKIEQGLRELNLGEIHLIDPDGNPVQAS; the protein is encoded by the coding sequence ATGCTGGCCACCTCTCTGCTGCTGCTTCCGCTTGCCCCACTCCGCGCCCAGTCGTCTCTGGAGATCCCCTACCAGCGCTTCGTGCTCCCCAACGGCCTCACCGTGCTGGTCCATGAAGACCACAAGGCGCCGATCGTGGCGGTGAACGTGTGGTATCACGTCGGTTCCAAGAACGAGCGCCCAGGACATACCGGGTTCGCCCACCTGTTCGAGCACCTCATGTTCAACGGGAGCGAGCACTACGACAAGGAATTCCAGGGACCGCTGGAGCGGGCCGGCGCCACCGATCTCAACGGCACCACCAACGAGGACCGGACCAACTACTTCGAGAACGTGCCCACCTCCGCCCTGGACCTGGCGCTCTGGCTCGAGTCGGACCGGATGGGACACCTGGTGGGGGCCATCAGCCAGGCCAAGCTGGACGAGCAGCGCGGCGTGGTGCAGAACGAGAAGCGGGAGGGCGAGAACGCCCCCTACGGCAAGGTCTGGGACTTCCTCATCCCCAAGCTCTATCCGGCGAACCACCCCTACTCCTGGACCACGATCGGCTCGATGGAGGACCTCGACGCCGCCAAGCTGGACGACGTGAAGGGCTGGTTCCAGACCTACTACGGGGCGGCCAACGCCGTCGTGGCGATCGCCGGCGACATCGACCTCAAGACGGCCCGGGAGAAGGTGGAGCGCTACTTCGGCGACATCCCCGCCGGGCCGCCGGTGGCGCGGCAGGACGAATGGATCGCCAAGCGGACCGGCAGCCAGCGCGGACGGATGCAGGACCGGGTGCCACAGGCGCGACTCTACAAGGTGTGGAACGTGCCTTCCTGGAGCTCGGCCGACGCGGACTATCTGAATCTCGCGGCCTCGGTGCTGAGCGATGGCAAGTCCTCCCGGCTGTACAAACGGCTGGTGTACGAGGAACAGCTCGCCACCGACGTCGACGCGTCGCTCGATCTGCGGGAGATCGGTGGATTGTTCACCATCCAGGCCACTGCCCGCCCCGGGGTGGAGCTCTCGCGGGTGGAGCGGGCGGTCAACCAGGAGTTGGCGCGCTTCCTGGCCGGCGGCCCGACGCCAGCCGAGCTGCAGCGGGCCAAGACCCAGTTCCGCGCCGGCTTCATCCGCGGGATCGAGCGGATCGGCGGGCTAGGCGGCAAGTCGGACGTGCTGGCGCAAGGCGAGGTGTTCGCCGGGCGGGCCGACTTCTACCAGGTGCGGCTCAGGCGGGTGGCCGGCGCTACCGCGCAGCAGCTCCGGGGAGTGGCCACGCGGTGGCTCTCGGACGGCGATTACACGCTGGAGGTGCTGCCCTTCCCCGACTATGCCACGGCGGCCGGCGGCGTCGATCGCTCCAGGCTGCCCCAGCCGGGCACGCCGCGCGAGGCGGCATTCCCCGCGCTCGAGCGGACGACGCTCTCGAATGGTCTCAAGGTGGTGTTGGCCGAGCGGCGCTCGATCCCGCAGGTACGGTTCGACCTGCTGCTCGACGCCGGCTCCGCCTCCGACCAGTTCGCCTTGCCCGGCACCGCCAGCCTGGCAATGACGATGCTGGATGAAGGCACCCAGACCCACTCGGCGCTGGAGATCAGCGATCGGCTGGAGGAGCTGGGCGCCAATCTGGGCGCGGCGTCACGCCTGGATGTCTCCAGCGTGTCGCTGGAGGCGCTTCGGGACCAGCTGGAGCCGTCGCTGGAGCTCTATGCCGACGTTATCCTTCATCCCGCCTTCCGGCAGCGCGACCTCGACCGGCTCAAGAAGCAGCGTCTGGCCCAGATTCAGCGGGAGAAAGCCGATCCGGTCGGCATGGCGCTCCGGGTCTTCCCTCGGCTGGTCTACGGGCAGGGACACGCCTATGCCAACCCGTGGAGCGGCTCCGGCACCGAGGCGTCCGCCGCCCGGATCACCCGGGACGATCTGGTCAGATTCCACCAGACCTGGTTCAAGCCCAACCACGCCACCCTCGTGGTGGTCGGGGCCACGACGATGGCCGAGGTCCGGCCCAGGCTCGAGCGGCTGTTCGCGGGATGGGCGCCGGGTGAGGTGCCCCGCAAGAATATCGGCGCTGTGGAGCAGCCGAAGCCCGCGGTTTACCTGCTCGACCGGCCGGGATCGCTGCAGTCGGTCATCATCGCGGGCGACGTGGCGCCGCCCAAGGCCAATCCGGACGAGCCCGCCATCGAGGTGATGGGTGCCGTGCTGGGGAGCGACTTCGGCTCCCGGCTCAACATGAACCTGCGGGAGGACAAGCACTGGTCCTACGGCGCCTTCAGCTTCCTGCGAGACGCGCGGGGCCAGCGGCCATTCATCGCCTACGCACCGGTCCAGACCGACAAGACCAAGGAGGCGATCGTCGAGGTCCAGAAGGAGCTGCGCGGCATCCTGGGCGAGCGGCCCATCCTGCCGGACGAGCTGGAGCGGGCCAAGGCGTCGCTCACCCTGACGCTGCCGGGGTCATGGGAGACCATGGCCGCGCTGGCGGGCACCATCAGCGAGATCGTCTCCTTCGGGCTCGACGACCGCTACTACGATACCTATGCCCAGGCAGTCCGGGGGGAAACCGTGGCTACGATCACCGCGGCGGCCCAGCGCACCGTGGCCCCCGATCATCTGGTCTGGGTCATCGTGGGCGACCGGGCCAAGATCGAGCAAGGTCTCCGGGAGCTCAACCTCGGCGAGATCCACCTGATCGATCCCGATGGCAATCCGGTGCAGGCGTCCTGA
- a CDS encoding response regulator, protein MSQGKDPSAVPRPPVRVQAKRAADPTEEGREPAYDRLARLACTLLGAPLALVVLRDGDREALKGQHGLPAAGVAEPPLDLSFRDLVAPGPAGIVVEDVRASSDWATHPRLRRLGVGSFASVPLLASDGLIRGGLWVLQPGQRRWTPDDLGVLQELAAQATEDHDLRMAAGAELERARVMGRLAGGITHEFNNLLTTILGHAALLLEEAGLSPRGREDVGQIQRASERAATLVRQLLPLRGQSGGYGVIEGESGSGSHAAPSEQSAESGGPHETILLVEDEAQVRELTHRVLERAGYTVLAAGDAEAAGALADRHAGHIHLLLTDMMLPSASGRELAARLSIHRPAVKVLYISGSSDEAIARHRLLQPGTELLEKPFSLDRLLHTVRQVLRTSDGVCRR, encoded by the coding sequence GTGAGCCAGGGGAAGGATCCATCGGCCGTGCCCCGGCCTCCGGTGCGCGTCCAGGCGAAGCGTGCAGCCGACCCGACGGAAGAGGGCCGGGAGCCGGCGTACGATCGGCTGGCCCGGCTGGCCTGCACGCTGCTGGGCGCTCCGCTCGCGCTCGTAGTGCTGCGGGATGGCGATCGCGAGGCTCTCAAGGGTCAACATGGGCTCCCGGCCGCCGGTGTCGCCGAGCCGCCGCTCGACCTCTCCTTCCGCGATTTGGTGGCACCAGGCCCTGCCGGCATTGTGGTGGAAGACGTCCGGGCATCGAGCGACTGGGCCACTCACCCACGGCTCAGGCGGCTCGGGGTCGGCTCGTTCGCCAGCGTACCCCTGCTCGCTTCCGATGGCCTGATCCGTGGCGGCCTCTGGGTTCTGCAGCCGGGTCAGAGGCGCTGGACACCGGACGATCTCGGCGTCCTCCAGGAGCTCGCAGCCCAGGCGACGGAGGACCATGACCTGCGGATGGCCGCGGGGGCGGAGCTGGAGCGCGCCCGGGTCATGGGGCGGCTGGCGGGAGGAATCACCCACGAGTTCAACAACCTGTTGACCACCATCCTCGGGCATGCTGCGCTGCTGCTGGAAGAGGCCGGGCTCTCCCCGCGGGGCCGCGAGGACGTGGGCCAGATTCAGCGCGCCAGCGAGCGCGCGGCGACCCTGGTCCGCCAGCTCCTTCCCCTCAGGGGGCAGAGCGGCGGCTACGGCGTCATCGAGGGAGAATCGGGAAGCGGGTCGCACGCCGCGCCCTCGGAGCAGAGCGCCGAGTCGGGCGGGCCGCACGAGACCATCCTGCTGGTGGAGGACGAAGCGCAGGTCCGCGAGCTCACCCACCGAGTACTCGAGCGGGCGGGCTATACCGTGCTCGCCGCGGGTGACGCCGAGGCTGCCGGCGCGCTGGCGGATCGGCATGCCGGGCATATCCACCTGCTGCTCACCGACATGATGCTGCCGAGCGCGAGCGGCCGGGAGCTGGCCGCTCGGCTCTCCATTCACCGGCCCGCCGTCAAGGTGCTCTACATCTCAGGCAGCAGCGACGAGGCGATCGCGCGGCACCGGCTGCTCCAGCCGGGGACCGAGTTGCTGGAGAAGCCGTTCTCGCTCGACCGCCTGCTCCACACGGTGCGCCAGGTGCTGCGCACAAGCGATGGAGTGTGCCGGCGGTGA
- a CDS encoding OsmC family peroxiredoxin, which produces MRTSNASATWEGGLKSGRGHFAGTSGHIQGDYTFATRFEDAKGTNPEELIAAAHAACLSMALSAGLEGAGTPPTRISTTAACTVEKVAAGFKITRMRLEVRGEVPGIDQAAFKKAAEAARDGCPVSGALKGNVQIELDARLV; this is translated from the coding sequence ATGAGAACAAGCAACGCCAGCGCGACATGGGAAGGTGGTCTCAAGAGCGGCCGCGGGCATTTCGCGGGGACGTCGGGGCACATCCAGGGCGACTACACCTTCGCCACCAGGTTCGAAGACGCCAAGGGCACCAATCCCGAAGAGCTCATCGCCGCCGCCCACGCGGCGTGCCTCAGCATGGCCCTGTCCGCCGGACTGGAGGGGGCAGGTACGCCGCCCACCCGGATCAGCACCACGGCCGCCTGCACCGTCGAGAAGGTGGCGGCCGGCTTCAAGATCACCCGCATGCGGCTGGAGGTGCGCGGGGAGGTGCCCGGCATCGACCAGGCCGCGTTCAAGAAGGCCGCCGAAGCGGCCAGGGACGGATGCCCCGTGTCGGGCGCGCTCAAGGGCAACGTGCAGATCGAGTTGGACGCGAGGCTGGTATAG